The following proteins come from a genomic window of Alicyclobacillus dauci:
- a CDS encoding exosporium protein C: MARVIDYNAKQPRRRFNLSRATTIPHSPTRLRLARIRLNTGSSSNMSRNRVELIGTVGVRGVTGISQLLFRIFRNGTEIFNTRQGVESAGSERNYTVTFQAIDRNVSGTHTYTLTVENLTSGTTAQVVGPVSFSGLSIRRSRTTSS, from the coding sequence ATGGCAAGAGTCATTGACTACAACGCGAAACAGCCACGCAGGCGATTCAACTTGTCTAGGGCGACCACCATTCCACATTCACCAACGAGACTAAGATTGGCGAGGATTCGGTTGAATACGGGAAGTAGCAGTAACATGAGTCGCAATCGGGTGGAATTGATTGGAACAGTTGGTGTCCGTGGGGTAACAGGCATTTCTCAACTTTTGTTCCGCATCTTCCGAAACGGCACCGAAATTTTCAACACTCGGCAAGGCGTGGAATCAGCAGGTTCGGAAAGGAACTATACCGTTACTTTCCAAGCTATCGACAGAAACGTCTCTGGTACGCACACTTATACGCTGACGGTTGAAAATCTGACAAGTGGAACCACGGCACAAGTTGTTGGTCCCGTAAGCTTTAGCGGGTTGTCCATTCGTCGTTCCCGCACGACGTCGAGTTGA
- a CDS encoding NAD(P)/FAD-dependent oxidoreductase has product MEASFIYTYDCIIVGGGISGLQAAVQLGRYRHNILVVDSDSGRSTLCKGYHNILGWPDGIAGPELRRIGHEQATQLGVTFEQDEITDVSQSRDGFVLQGVSGQSYSGKRLLLATGIVDNIPSFPGIEACLGLSIYVCPDCDGYEITGKRTIVFGAGDVGANMALTLSYWSSDIIYIDHDEHGISAKLQDALAHKDIPYIRQPIRDIVASGGCFQGVVLSNGEELTGERGFMAFGGNEVKSSLAKQLGVDLHKNQHILVDPRTKETNVRYVWAAGDVVAHSEQVTIAMGEGSQAAIWIHKSLMS; this is encoded by the coding sequence ATGGAGGCGAGTTTCATCTATACGTATGACTGCATTATTGTTGGGGGCGGCATCTCAGGACTACAGGCAGCAGTTCAGCTTGGGCGATACCGCCACAATATTCTTGTCGTCGATTCAGACAGCGGTAGATCCACACTTTGTAAAGGCTACCACAATATCCTCGGCTGGCCTGATGGAATCGCCGGTCCGGAACTGCGGCGGATCGGACATGAGCAAGCAACTCAACTTGGCGTTACCTTTGAACAGGACGAGATCACGGATGTCAGTCAGAGTCGCGATGGTTTCGTATTGCAGGGAGTCAGTGGACAGTCATACTCGGGCAAGCGGCTCCTCCTCGCGACAGGGATCGTGGACAACATTCCCTCATTTCCAGGCATCGAAGCCTGTCTCGGCCTCAGCATCTATGTCTGCCCGGACTGTGATGGATATGAGATTACAGGCAAAAGGACAATTGTGTTCGGCGCAGGGGACGTTGGTGCAAACATGGCCCTTACGTTGTCTTACTGGTCGTCCGACATTATCTATATCGATCACGATGAACACGGTATCAGCGCTAAACTGCAGGACGCCTTAGCGCACAAGGACATTCCGTACATCCGCCAGCCAATCCGCGACATTGTCGCATCAGGTGGCTGCTTTCAAGGCGTTGTCCTTTCAAATGGTGAGGAGTTGACTGGTGAGCGTGGATTCATGGCGTTCGGTGGAAATGAAGTGAAGTCGTCACTGGCAAAACAATTAGGAGTAGACCTACACAAGAACCAACACATTCTCGTGGATCCGCGAACGAAAGAAACCAATGTCCGGTACGTTTGGGCTGCCGGGGACGTGGTTGCTCACTCTGAGCAAGTGACCATCGCGATGGGCGAAGGGTCTCAAGCTGCCATCTGGATCCACAAGAGCTTGATGTCGTAA
- a CDS encoding pirin family protein: MISVTNEHTEMSSIETDKIRRTVHKIPVESFEQRPGVVMRRPFPTWEQTSLDPFALLDDFSVHLPGGFPRHPHMGFEKVTYIVEGALQHEDSTGGTGVIRAGGVHRMTAGRHIYHSEMPVGREMTRGIQLWVNLPRRMKQAQPSSHAVQSDELPTVSFTGGQMKVIVGSGSPVSLHTSMVFYDVSFDDDAVAHVPIPNDYSTAFIYPIDGPGCRVQNERLQVGEMGELSAEGDLELCGETGFRALVIAGKPHHAPIHVFGPYVE; this comes from the coding sequence ATGATAAGCGTGACAAATGAGCACACAGAAATGTCTTCTATAGAAACAGATAAGATTCGACGCACTGTTCATAAGATACCCGTGGAATCGTTTGAACAACGCCCTGGCGTCGTTATGCGGAGGCCTTTTCCCACGTGGGAGCAGACATCTCTCGATCCGTTTGCACTCCTCGACGATTTTTCAGTGCACCTGCCCGGTGGCTTTCCGCGACACCCGCACATGGGTTTTGAAAAAGTCACCTACATTGTAGAGGGAGCACTGCAGCATGAGGATTCGACGGGTGGGACTGGCGTCATCAGGGCGGGCGGGGTGCACCGCATGACGGCCGGTAGACATATTTACCACTCTGAGATGCCAGTAGGGCGAGAGATGACACGCGGCATTCAACTGTGGGTGAATCTGCCGCGGCGTATGAAACAGGCGCAACCTTCGTCTCATGCGGTCCAAAGTGATGAACTTCCCACCGTTTCTTTTACAGGCGGTCAGATGAAAGTCATCGTCGGCAGCGGATCACCAGTCTCTCTTCACACGTCGATGGTCTTTTACGACGTTTCCTTTGACGACGATGCTGTCGCACACGTTCCAATACCGAATGATTATTCCACGGCCTTTATTTACCCGATAGACGGGCCTGGGTGTCGGGTTCAGAATGAGAGACTACAGGTGGGCGAGATGGGTGAGTTAAGTGCGGAAGGAGACCTGGAACTATGCGGGGAAACAGGCTTTCGTGCGCTTGTGATTGCGGGAAAGCCACACCATGCGCCGATTCATGTGTTTGGCCCTTATGTAGAATGA